The Thermobifida halotolerans sequence GGATCCGGTGGGTGCCCGCCCGTTCCCGCAGTTCGGCCAGACCGTCCTCGTCGCAGCCGCCCGCGAACGCCGCCGCCAGTCCGACGCCGCTCCACAGATCGGGTCTGCGGCGTTCGGGGAAGCGTCCGACCGCGGCCGCGACGTCGCGGGGGCGGGCGCCGTGGATGAACCACAGCGCCCGTCCGATCCCCTGGTCCACCGCTCTCGGGAAGTAGTCGGGCCTGCCCTGCCAGGGGTAGGGCCTGGGTTCGCGCTGCTGCGCGACCCAGCGCCGGGTGCCGAAGTAGGCGAGGTCGAATCCGTAGCCGTCGACCGCCAGCCAGCTCATCACCGGATGGTAGGGGCTTCCGCTCAGGTCGGGAGTCGCTCTGCGCCACAGCGGTCGCGGCAGTCTGGCCATCGCGAAGCCGATCCCGATGTAGGCGAGGAAGAAGTGGGGCCGTCCCGGCCCGAGCATCAGGTCGCGGGTCATCCCGCCGCGTCCGGCCCCCATAGCGTCGCGGACGGTGAAGGCCATCGTGACGCCCTCGCAGGCGAAGCCGCGCAGCTCGGGCTCCACCAGGGCCAGTCTGCGTTCGACCTCCCACAGGTCGGGCGTGTCGATCCCCCATTCGAATCCGCAGACCACCGCCTGCGGGATCGCTTCGAGGTGTTCGGTCGTCTCGGGGGAGGCGGCGGGGAAGCCGCGTCTGCGGAAGGTCACCTCGGCCAGTGGCGGCGTCAGCAGGAGCCTGCGCAGCGAGCCGATGACGGTCGGCATGGTTCTCCGTAGGGTGTCGGGGCCCGGTGGGCCCGGGGTGGCTGATGGTCGCCCGCCCCACGCGCTCGGGAGAAGCGCCGCCCTCCCCGTTCCCGTCGGCGGGTCGCTGTCGCCGTCGGGACTCTCCGTGGGCCGCACACCAGAGGCGCGGGGCCCACGGAGGCGCACGCCGGACGTGGCGGGTCGGTCGGGCCGCCGTCGCCGGGGTCAGGCGGCAGCCTGCTGGCGCTCGTAGTAGCGCTCGACTCCGTCGTTCGCCTGCCGCGGAAAGGCACTGGAGGCCAGGGTGACGGCGATCGGGGGATCGACGGGCTGCAGCCTCCGCATCTGCACGCCGAGGCGGGTGACATGGCCGGCGGTGACCGCGACCGGGTGCCGGACGTCTCCGATGAGCACCTCCCCGGAGCCGGGTGCTCCCCCGACCGGCTCCGCCACCGCGATGGCCACCCAGTGGCCGACCGGGACGTCCTCGATGAGCAGTCGCGCCGTTCCCGTCCCGGTCCAGGCCTGGCAGGCGACGGGCGCGCACTGCGGGATCGGATCGGCGAACACCCCCACCAGGACGTTGGCGTTTCCCGCCCACGGTGGCAGTTCGACGGTGTACTCGATCGAGCCGCCTCCGGGGTGGTTCCGGGCGTTGCGCTTCTTCGCCTCGCGTGCGAGGTCGACCGGCGGCAGGCGCTGGAAGTCGGGGGAGACGGCGAGGACCAGCTCCCTGACATCGGGGCGCCGGTACTGCGTGGGAGACATCCCCACCTCCTGGGTGAACCTGCTGGTGAAGGTGCCCACGCTGTTGTATCCGACACTGCACACGATGTCGGAGACGGTCAGGGAGGTGGTGAGCAGCAGTCGCTTCGCCTCGAAGAGCCGGATCGCGGAAAGGTATCTTCCGGGGGTTACCCCGATGGTCTTGGAGAACACTCTTGAGAAGTGGTACGGACTGACGAAGACCTCTGACGCGAGACTGTTGAGGGTAAGAGGATCGAAGTATCTCTTGTGAATGGACAGAACGGCTTGCTGAATTGCCTCTCGCACTTTCTCCCCTACCCGAACGGAATATGACCGGAAAACCAATTCCCAACAGAGAAGAAATCCATTCGAGGCGGCACCCCCGCCCCCACCCAGACAACCCCTCCCCAGTCAAATTCCCAGACAAATAAATTTTCCCTCAGGTGGAATTCTTTCAACCTCTCACCTTCGGAATTCCTTGTGTACGTTAGCGCACCGATCAACCGAAGGTAAATACGCCCCACTGACCCCAGCAACATCCGAGAAGCAGAGGAGACACCCATTCAGTGTGAAGTCATTTAATTACTCTCTGGAGTATTCACAGGAAGAAACCCCCCTCCCCGAGGCGGCCATCCCCACCCCCACCTCCTTTTGTAAAGAATCGTGAAACCTTATAAATACTTCCCATATGCTTTCGTTGATGTTACGGCGCCCTCGCCGACCATGTTTGACGGCTCTCACTCCAGGGAATACAGATCAATTCCACGGATCACAGCCCCGCACGGCGGACCGCCCGTCGACCGAGAAGCGTCGGCGAGGCAAAACACAAGAGACGGACAGGAAACACTCTCTGTATTTCCCGCATTCGGTGCCCGCGGATTGGCCGGACCACGCCGCCGGACTCACGGGAGCGGAACTCAGCCGACTGGGAGAAAACCGCGCCTCCGCCCCGGGCGAGACTGCTGGTGTGAGTCCTCGACGTTCCGACCCCAGCACGCGTCCCACGCTGATCGACACCGCCGCCCGGCTGCTCGCGGCGGAAGGCCCCCGGGCGCTGTCCGCCCGCCGCGTCGCCGTCGAGGCGGGCAGTTCGACCATGGCGGTCTACACCCACTTCAAGGGCATGGGCGGTCTGGTGCGCGCGATCGTCCACGAGGGGTTCCTCCGCCTCCAGGAACACCTCACCCGGGTGGAGCGCACCGACGACCCGGTCTCCGACATGGCCCTGCTGGGCAGGGCCTACCGCCGCAACGCCCTGGCCAACCCGCACCTGTACACGGTCATGTTCGGCGGCTGCTCGCTCTCGGGCTTCTCCCTGGACGAGGAGGACCGCCAGCACGGGCGCTACACCCTGCGCAACGTGACCGAGTGCGCGGACCGCTGCATCGGTCGGGGGCGGTTCCGCAACGGCGACGCCGAACTCGTCGCCCACCGGATGTGGAGCGCGATCCACGGCCTGGTCGTCCTCGAACTCGGCGACTACCTCGTCGCGCCCTACGGCGCCGAGCGCTGCTTCGAGGACCAGCTCGTCGGCCTGATGGTCGGCGCCGGCGACACGCCGGAGGCCGCCACCGCGTCGGTGGCGGCCTCCGGAATCCGCTTCGCGCGCGGGGAGAGCGGGTGACCCCCTCCGCGGCCCCTACAACGGCACGTTGCCGTGCTTGCGGCGCGGCCCCGGCACGCGCTTGTCCCGCATCATCGCCAGGCCGCGCGCCACCGCCGCCCGGGTCAGCGCCGGATCGATCACCTCGTCGACCAGTCCCCGCTCGGCCGCGTAGTAGGGGTGCATGAACCTCTCGGCGTACTCGGCCGTCAGTTCGGCCCTGAGCCGCTCGGGCTCCGCCGCGGCGGCCAGCCTCCTGCGGTGGACGACGTTCACCGCCCCCTCGGCGCCCATCACCGCGATCTCGTTGGTCGGCCAGGCCAGCGACAGGTCGGACCCGACCGACCGCGAGTCCATGACGATGTAGGCGCCCCCGTAGGCCTTGCGCACGACGACCTGGACGCGCGGCACCGTCGCCTCGCAGTAGGCGTACAGCAGCTTGGCGCCGTGCCGGATCGCGCCCGCGTGCTCCTGCCCCGTGCCCGGCAGGAACCCCGGGACGTCGACCAGGGTCACCAGGGGGATGTTGAAGGCGTCGCAGAACCGCACGAACCGCGCCGCCTTCTCCGCCGCGGGGATGTCCAGCACCCCCGCCAGCGCCATCGGCTGGTTGCCGACGACGCCGACCACCTCGCCGTCGATACGCGCCAGCGCGCAGACCACGTTCGGCGCCCACTCCTCGTGCACCTCGAAGAACTCCCCGTCGTCGACCAGTTCGGCGACGACCAGGCGCATGTCGTACGGCCTGCCCGGGTCCGCCGGGACGATCTCGGCCAGGCGGGGCCGCTCGTCGCGCTCCGCGCCGCACGGGGGAGTCCGCGGCGCGGTGTCCAGGTTGTTGGACGGCAGCATCGAGACGAGGTAGCGCACCTCCTCCAGGCAGCCCTCCTCGTCGTCGCACACCACGGAGGCCACCCCCGACAGCCTGCCGTGCACGTCGGCTCCGCCGAGTTCGGCGTGGCTGACGCGCTCCCCGCTCACCGCCTCGACGACGTCGGGGCCGGTCAGGTACATCTGCGCGGTGCCGCGCACCATGAACGTGAAGTCGGTCAGCGCCGGGGAGTAGGCCGCTCCCCCGGCGCACGGCCCCATGACGACGCTGATCTGCGGGATCACCCCCGACGCCTGGACGTGGCGCCGGAAGATCCCACCGTATCCGTGCAGGGCGGAGGCCCCCTCCTGGATGCGGGCCCCGCCGCTGTCGTTGAGCCCGATGAGAGGAGCCCCGGCCGCCAGCGCCATGTCCATCACCTTGTGGATCTTCTCGGCGTGCGCCGTACCGAGCGACCCGCCGAGGATCGTGAAGTCCTGGGCGTAGACGAACACCCGGCGGCCGTCGATCGTGCCCGACCCCGCGACCACGCCGTCGGTGTGGGGCAGCTCCCCGCCGCGCCCCGCCGCCTCGGCCCGGCCGCGCCGGAACATGTCGATCTCGACGAACGAGTCCTCGTCCAGCAGCAGCTCCAGGCGCTCCCTTGCGGTGCGCTTGCCGAGCGCGCGCTGCCGCTGGACCGCGTCCGCGGCACCGGTGAGAATCCGGTCGCGCACCTCCTCCCGCCGCGCGCGGAGCGCGGCCATCGAACGTGTCCGCGGCGCGCGCCCGTCCTCCCGGTGCGCCGCCCCTGCCCGGACGCCGTCCCCCCTCCGCCGATCGGGGCGGGGCACCAGAACGGGGACGTGGTCGATCTCGGAAGCAGTCATCGGGTTCCCCTCGTCTCGGACCGCCGGACTCCCGCCTGGCGGGCGGTCAGGTGACCCTCGTCGTACAGCCAGCGCACGGTGTCCGCCAGGGTCTCGGCGACGGGACGCGCCCCGATCCCGTGCGTGCCGACGGCCCCCTCCGGCCACGCGGCCCGGGCACACGTGTAGACGGCGCCGTACTCCGCCGGGATGTGCCAGGGCCACACGCGCTGGAGCAGGTCGGCGCACCGCCCCACCGGCAGCATCAGACGCGCCGGGAGGAAGAGGGCCGGCAGCGCCCGCCCGGTGACCTCCCGCAGGACCCGCAGGTACTGCGGGGTGGACAGGAGACGCCCCGGACCGAAGTGGCGGTTCCTCCCGTGTCGTGGAGCGGTGAGCAGCGCGGCGTGCAGTCGCGCGGTGTCGCGCACGTCGCCGACCGGGAAGCCGCCCAGCGGCCACACCGGCATCAGCCCGCGCAGCACGTCGCGGACCCGGGCCGCCTGGTCCCCCAGGCGTGGTGAGTGCGGCCCGAGCAGGGCGGGCGGATAGGTGATCACGACCGGGGCGCCCTCCCGCTGGTGGCGGCGCGCGACCCGCTCAGCCGCGGCCTTGCTCGCCAGGTAGGTCTCGCGCGGGGAGCCGACGGGCGAGTCCGGTCCGATCACCCCGCCCCGGGCGGGCAGCAGCGCCCCGAAGGTCGAGACGTGGACGATCGGATCGGCGCCCGCCCTGCGCGCGGCCTCCAGCACGACCCGGGTGCTCCGCTCGTTGGTCCGCCGGATCTCCGCCCGCCGTCGGCTGTCGAAGGAGTACACCGACGCGGCGTGCAGCACGGCGTCGGCCCCGCGCAGCGCGGAGGCCACGGCGGCCCCGTCCGTCGCGTCGCCGACCACCGCCTCCACCGCGTCGCGGTCGACCCCCAGCGGGTCGAGCGCCCGGTCGACCCCGTCCGGGGAGCGGACGAGCAGGCGGACCCGGTGGCCCGCCCGCACGATCTCCGCGACCGAGTGGGCGCCGACGAAACCGGTGCCCCCGGTCACTGCGACAAGCACCGTCACCTCCTCTCAGACACGGCCGCCGCGGCCGGCTACCGCTCCTCGCACGGTTCCAGTCGGCGGAAGCCGCGGTCGAAGAACAGCAGCGCCTCCCCTCCGGTGCCGCGGGCCGAGCCCAGCACGCGGCCGAGGAAGATCGAGTGGTCGCCGCCGCCGTAGACCTCGACGACCTCGCACTCCAGCCAGGCCAGCGCGCCGGAGAGCAGCGGCGCGCCGGTGAGCGGCCCCGGCAGCCAGGCGACCGCGTCGAACTGGGCGGGGCCGTCGGGCCGGTCCCGGTCGGCGAAGTGGCGCGCCACCTCCTGCTGCCCGGCCTCCAGCACCGAGACCGCGAAGTGCCGCCCGCGGGCGATCGCGCGGTGCATCCGCGCGCTGCGCGCCACACAGCACAGCGCCAGCGGGGGGTCCAGCGACACCGAGGTGAAGGAGTTGGCGGTCATCCCGTGGCAGTGCTCGCCGCCGACGGTGAGCACGGTGACCCCCGTGGCGAACCGGGACATCGCCTGGCGCAGCGACGCCTGCGCAGCGCGGTCCGGCGGGGCCGGGGGCGCCGAACGCGTGGCCGTCAGGTTGCGGCCCTGTCCGTTGTCGGTCATGCCGTCACCCCCTCACCGGCTGGGCGGTCCGCGCGTAGGGGGCCAGCGCCCTGCGCAGCTCCTCGGGCACCCGGGCGGGCACCGTCCTGGTGTTGGGCCCGCGCATGCACGCGATGCGCTGCCGGCCGTGGGCGACCAGGTTCTCCACGTCGTCCTGGAGGCGCACGTAGTCGAAGCTGAACTGGATCTGCGTCTGGGTCAGCTCCTCCAGGCGCATCCGCACCGACAGCTCGTCGAACGCGGTGATCTCGGCGAAGAAGTCGCACTCGACCCTGAGGGTGAACAGCTTCAGGTCCTCCTGCAGCTCCGCCAGCACGCCCGGCGCCCGCTCCTTGAGGAACATCTCCCGGCAGCGCCCCTGCCAGCGCAGGTAGTTGACGTAGTAGACGTTGCCGACGAGGTTGGTCTCCTCGAAGCCGACGGTGTGGCGGATCTCGTAGTAGTCGGTCATGTCAGCGCTCCTCCTCGGCGAGCACGGCGAAGACGATCGGCTCGGGGCGGTCGTTGACGGTCGTCACCCAGGTGGCGATCCGGGCGCCGCCCGCGGCCAGCACCGCCCAGCCGTCCGGGTGGACCCTGTCGACGGTGAGGGCCCGCACGGTCACCCCGGTCTTGCGCAGGCACTCCACCGCGCTCCAGACCCGGGTGCCCGCCACTGCCGGGGAGTCCCCGGCCTCGGCGACCAGGAGGTCGCGGACGGCCAGCGCCCCGGGGCCGAGCAGGGCCTCCCAGTCCTGTTCGGCGCGGTCGACCGCGGGCTCGACGTCGCAGCCGAGCGGCGTGGCCCCGGCCACGGCCAGGGTCAGTCCTGCGCCGTGCGACGCCGACACGCAGGCCCCCTCGACCTCGGGTTTGCCGTCGGGCCGGTGCCGCAGCCGCACCGGGCGGCCGAGCGCGCGGCCGAGCGCCAACTCGGTCCGCTCCCGCCGCTCCGCGCCCGCCGCGGGCTCGGGGTCGGGTTCGACGACGACCGCGCGACTGCCGCCCAGCACCCGCTCCAGGGACCGCTCCAGGTGGGAGCCGAGCAGCACGGGCGTCCAGGGTCCGGCGCCGTCGCGCCTGCGCACCGCGCGCAGCGTCAGCCCCTCCCAGCGTTCGACCAGCGTCCCCGTCCCGTCGCGCACGTCGATGTCGTAGACGTAGCTGTCGCCGTCCTGGCCGCGTTCCCGGGCGTCCAGCACCACGTACTCGACGTCCTGGTCGGCTCTGGCCGCGAGGTGCAGCCGTTCGATCCCCTGGGGCAGCAGGGTGGCGTCGGGCACGCACGCCTGGAGGGCGTGCATCACCGCGTCGCGGGTTCCCGGGTCGGCCAGCAGCCGCTCCTGCGGCAGGAACGCCGCGAACCACGGGGCCGCCGAGGAGGCGGCGACCTCCGCCACCGCGCGCCGCGCGCTCGCGTGGCGGTAGGCCAGCAGCCGCTGGAACCGCTTGCCCTGGAACAGCACCCCGCCGTAGAGCTCGGTGACCGGGTCGACGGGCAGCACGGGCAGGCCCACCTCGCCGTCGCGCTCCCCGTTGTCGGTCAGGGGCGGGCGGGCGAAGCGCACCGTGGCGCGGAAGTGGTCGGCGCCGAAACCGGTCTCCTCGCTGCGCAGGACCACGTCCACGGTCGTGCTGTTCCTCGCCAGCGCCGCCAGGCGGATGGTCGTCGACCCTCCCGGCCGTACGACGACGGGGCGCAGGAACTCGACGTCCTCCAGCACCGGAGGACCGTCGTGGCCGGTCAGCGCCGCGGCGACCTGGGTCATCGCCTCCATGCCGATCACCGCGGGAAACAGCAGGTCGCCCTCCAGCAGGTGGTCGTCGAGGTAGGGGTCGCCGCCCGGCGACAGGTCGGCCTCCGTGACCAGCTCGACCCCCGGGTAGTGCGCCACGACCCGGTCCACGAACCGCAGCAGCGGCAGTTCGCGGCGGGGCAGCGCCAGCGTGGGCAGCCCGGCGGCCCTGCCGCTCACCACGAGCACCGGTCCCGCGGCGGGGTCGGCGAGCACCTGGCGCAGCACCGCGATGCCGTTCTCGGCGGAGATCGGGGAGATGCCCTCCCGCATCAGCGCCTCGACGACGCCGAGCCGCTCCCCCATTCCGGCCCCGGACCACACCGACCACTCCAGCGCCAGGACGCGCGCCCGCGGCTGCTCCCGGTGGAACCTCGCCGTCAGCTCGCTCATCCAGTCGTTGGCGGTGGCGTAGTGCGCCTCGCCGCGCAGACCGGCCCGGCCGATGATGCTCCCGAACGTGACCAGCAGCTTGATCCGGTCGCGCTCGACGGCGTCCAGCACGTTGCGCAGGCCGGTGACCTTGGGGGCGAGCGTCTGCCGGAACGCCTCCTCGGTGAGGTTGGCCAGCGCGGTCGGCTCGTTGCGGCCGGCGCCGTGCAGGACCGCGGTGACCGGGCCGAGGTCGGCCCGGATCCGCTCGACGGCCGCCCCGACCTGTTCGGCCCGGGTCACGTCGGCGCGCTCGTAGCGGAACTCGATCCCGGCGTCCGCCACGCGCGCCAGGTTGGCCGCGAGCTCGGGGTCGGAGGCGGGGTCGGCCCGCCCCAGCAGGGCCAGTCGCGCTCCCGAGTCCCGGGCGACCGCCAGGGCGCACTCGGCCGTGATCCCCTTGCCGCCCCCGGTGACGAGCAGGACGTCCCGTTCGTCCAGCACCGTTTCCCCGCTCTGCTCCGTCGGCGCGTCCAGGGCGGTCAGAACCGGCACGGTGCGAACGCCGTCGGCGTCGTAGCGCGCCTCGGAGAAACCGGTCGTGGCGGCGGCCTCGGCGACCACGCGCCGGACCGCCTCCTCGACCTCGCGCGGGTCGGTCGGCGCGACGTCGGCCAGCTCGACCAGCGTGGTCGTCACCCCGGGTGCCTCCAGGTGCAGCGTCTTGGCCAGGCCGGAGGCGCCGAGCCCCTGCTGCACCACCACGAGCCGGGTGGCGCCTGCGGCCGTGGCCGCGCGTGCGGCGTCGAGGAACAGGCGCACGTGCTCCTCGCCGCAGTCGGCGGGCAGGCACAGCAGGACGCCGCCTCCCAGACCCGCCTCGGCCAGGGCGGCGCGCAGCGGCTCCGCCAGGGGGTGGCCCGGCGTGGTGTGGACCGCCCACTCCCCGGGCCCGCTCCCCCGGTCCACCGCGCGGTCGGGCAGGGCCCGCTCGACGTGGTCGAGGGAGAACGCGCGCACCCACGGGGCCACTCCGGGCGCCTCCGCGGCACCCCCGTCCCCGTCCAGGGCCGTCTCCTCCAGTTCGTCGATCAGCCGCGCCAGCTCTCCCAGACTCAGGGTGGCGAAGCCCGACGCCGCCTCCAGCAGGGGACGCCCCAGCTCCCTGGTGGCCTCGTTGACGATCTGGCCGACCGTGATGGAGCTCAGGTGGAGGTCGTCCAGCGGCCGGGTGTCCGCTCCGACCGTCTCCAGCGGCAGTTCGACCCGTTCCGCCGCCAGCCTGCGCAGCAGGTCCAGCGTGGAGTCCGGCGTCGCGGCGGACCCGGACCCGGCTTCGGGCGCCTCGGCCGCCTCGGCCGCGGCGTCGGTCGGGGACGTCAGCGCGGCGTCGATGGCGGGGGCCGCCTCGCAGGGGTTGGCGAGGAAGACGAGGTTGCCGTCCTCGGGGAGTCCACGCAGGACCCGACCGGCGAACAGCGCCTCGGCGTCCACCCGGACACCGAGCGCGTGCGCCGCGCCCAGCGCGCGCAGCAGGGGGACCAGCGAGTCGCTGTCGGTGTCCACCGCGAGCACCGGCGTGTCCGGGTCGATCGTCTCCATCAGCCCGGTCAGCACCCTTCCTGGGCCGACCTCCAGCACCAGGTCGGCCCGCGCCGCCGCCGTGGCCGCGGCCTCGTGGAACCGCACCGGGCGCACGATCTGGTCGCGCAGCAGGGCGCGCAGGTCGGTGTCGGGGGCGAGCAGGTCACCGGTGACGGTGGAGGCCACGGTGCGGTTGAGCGGGGCGAAGTCGATCCGGGCCAGCCGTTCGGCCATCTCCTCGGCGGCCGGGGCGACCAGGGGCGAGTGGAAGGCGTGGGAGACGTTGATCCGCGTGGCCGCCAGGCCGTCGGAGCGCGCCGCCGCGCAGACGCGCTCCACGGCCTCGGCCGGACCCGAGATCACCGTCTGCCCGGGGCCGTTGTGGCCCGCCACGACCGCCTCCGTGCCGTCGAGGAGGAGCCGGACCCGCTCGGGGGCCGCCGCGATGCCCGCCATCGCGCCGCCGCCGCGACTGGCCTCGGCCATGACCCGGCCGCGCTCCGCGGCCAGCTCCAGCAGCCTCTCGGCGTCCATGGCCCCGCCCCAGTGCAGCGCGGTCAGCTCGCCGAGGCTGTGCCCGACGGCGACGTCGGCGTCGACGCCCAGCCTGCGCAGCACCCGCAGGGCCGCGAGCGAGCCGGTGACGATGCGCGGCTGGGCGACCTGCGTCGCCGTCTGGTCTCCGTCGACGGGCAGGTCGGCCGCGGCGAACGTCTCCTCCGCCTCCGCGAAGCGGCGGCGGAGCGCGCCGACGCCGCCGCGCCCCGACCCCTGGCCCGGGAACAGGTAGGCGATGGCGGGTGCTTTCGAGCGCCGGCCGAGGAAGATCCCCTCCTTGGCGTCGAACACGCTGGTCGTTCCGCCTTCGAGCAGGTCGTGCAGGCGGGTCAGCCGGTGCGCGGCCTCCTCGGGGGAGGAGGCGACGACGGCGGCGCGCACCTCTCCTTCGGCGGCCTCCGCGGCCAGGGCGCCCGCGAGGTCGGTCAGTTCGGCGTAGGACAGCCTGGCCGCCAGGTCCGCCAGGCCGCCGACGCGGTCGCGCAGTTCGTCCGGACCGTGGGCGGCCAGCAGCAGCAGTTCGGCGTCCTGGCGGCCCGCGGCCAGCGCCACCGCCCGCTCGTCGAGCCCGTCGCGGCGTTCGGCTCCGGGGGGCTGCTCGATCGCCACGTGCGTGTTGATCCCGCCGAACCCCATGGCGGACACGCCCGCGCGGATGTGCTGGGCGGTCGGCCACGGCCGGGCCTCGCGCGGCACGTACACGGCGGCCTCCTCGCCGCCCAGCAGCGGGTGCGGATCGCGGTGCCCCGTGGCGGGCGGGATCACCTGGTGGTGCACCGCGAGGGTCGCCTTGATCAGTCCGGCGACCCCCGCCGCGGCCTTGGTGTGCCCGAAGTTGGCCTTGACGGTGCCCAGCGCCGCCGGTCGGGCGGCGGCGTCGGCGGCGCGGCGGGCCGAGGACAGCGCCTCGATCTCGGTGGCGTCGCCCAGGGCGGTGCCGGTGCCGTGTCCCTCGAAGTAGGAGACGGTCTCGATGCCGTATCCGGCGCGCTCGTAGGCGCGCCTCAGGGCGAGGCGGTGCCCGCTGGCCTCGGGCCGGGTGATGCCGCCCTTGCCGTCGGAGGAGACCGCCCAGCCGGTGATGGAGGCGTAGATCCGCATGCCGCGGTCGAGCGCGTCCTCCTCCCGCATCAGCACGAGCACCCCCGCGCCCTCACCCGGCCAGAACCCGTTGGAGCCGCGGTCGTAGACCTTCATCTCGCCGGTGGCCAGCGCGCCGGTCTTGGCGAAGCCGATGACCTCGAACGGGTCGATCGACAGGTCGACGCCTCCGGCGAGCGCGACGTCGAGGTCGCCGTCGACGAGGGCCTTGGCCGCGGTGACGACCGACAGCAGGGAGGAGGAGCACGCGCCGTCGACGGTGTAGCCGCCGCCCTTCAGGTCGAAGTGGTTGCAGACGCGGCCCGCGATGGTGTTGGACAGCCCGCCGGCCAGGGTGTCCTCGTCGATCGGGGGGAACGGGGCCTTGTAGCGCGTCTCCAGGGCGCGCAGGAACGCGTCGGTCTCCTCCCGGTCCCAGCCCCGCTCCGCGAGCGCGGCGGCGACCGTGCGGCGGACGTAGGGCCAGCGCAGCCGCATGACGTTCGCCCTGGAGAACTCACCGGTGAGGCTGTTGCCGATGACAACTCCGGTGGACTGCCTGGGCAGCCCCTCCCCGTCGGGGAAACCGGCGTCCTCCAGCGCCCGGGAGGCGACGTCGAGGGCGAGCCAGTGGGTCATGTCCGTGGAGCGGTAGGTGCTTCCGGCGACCCGGTACCTGACCCGGTCGAACTCGAAGTCGCGCAGGACGGCCGCCTTCTCCGCGTAGAAGCGGTCCGGCGCGGTCGGGTCCGGCGACCAGTAGTCGGCGCGGTTCATGCGTTCG is a genomic window containing:
- a CDS encoding SDR family NAD(P)-dependent oxidoreductase, whose translation is MKTERIAIVGIGLRYPDANSPDELWENVLAGRRAFRRLPDERMNRADYWSPDPTAPDRFYAEKAAVLRDFEFDRVRYRVAGSTYRSTDMTHWLALDVASRALEDAGFPDGEGLPRQSTGVVIGNSLTGEFSRANVMRLRWPYVRRTVAAALAERGWDREETDAFLRALETRYKAPFPPIDEDTLAGGLSNTIAGRVCNHFDLKGGGYTVDGACSSSLLSVVTAAKALVDGDLDVALAGGVDLSIDPFEVIGFAKTGALATGEMKVYDRGSNGFWPGEGAGVLVLMREEDALDRGMRIYASITGWAVSSDGKGGITRPEASGHRLALRRAYERAGYGIETVSYFEGHGTGTALGDATEIEALSSARRAADAAARPAALGTVKANFGHTKAAAGVAGLIKATLAVHHQVIPPATGHRDPHPLLGGEEAAVYVPREARPWPTAQHIRAGVSAMGFGGINTHVAIEQPPGAERRDGLDERAVALAAGRQDAELLLLAAHGPDELRDRVGGLADLAARLSYAELTDLAGALAAEAAEGEVRAAVVASSPEEAAHRLTRLHDLLEGGTTSVFDAKEGIFLGRRSKAPAIAYLFPGQGSGRGGVGALRRRFAEAEETFAAADLPVDGDQTATQVAQPRIVTGSLAALRVLRRLGVDADVAVGHSLGELTALHWGGAMDAERLLELAAERGRVMAEASRGGGAMAGIAAAPERVRLLLDGTEAVVAGHNGPGQTVISGPAEAVERVCAAARSDGLAATRINVSHAFHSPLVAPAAEEMAERLARIDFAPLNRTVASTVTGDLLAPDTDLRALLRDQIVRPVRFHEAAATAAARADLVLEVGPGRVLTGLMETIDPDTPVLAVDTDSDSLVPLLRALGAAHALGVRVDAEALFAGRVLRGLPEDGNLVFLANPCEAAPAIDAALTSPTDAAAEAAEAPEAGSGSAATPDSTLDLLRRLAAERVELPLETVGADTRPLDDLHLSSITVGQIVNEATRELGRPLLEAASGFATLSLGELARLIDELEETALDGDGGAAEAPGVAPWVRAFSLDHVERALPDRAVDRGSGPGEWAVHTTPGHPLAEPLRAALAEAGLGGGVLLCLPADCGEEHVRLFLDAARAATAAGATRLVVVQQGLGASGLAKTLHLEAPGVTTTLVELADVAPTDPREVEEAVRRVVAEAAATTGFSEARYDADGVRTVPVLTALDAPTEQSGETVLDERDVLLVTGGGKGITAECALAVARDSGARLALLGRADPASDPELAANLARVADAGIEFRYERADVTRAEQVGAAVERIRADLGPVTAVLHGAGRNEPTALANLTEEAFRQTLAPKVTGLRNVLDAVERDRIKLLVTFGSIIGRAGLRGEAHYATANDWMSELTARFHREQPRARVLALEWSVWSGAGMGERLGVVEALMREGISPISAENGIAVLRQVLADPAAGPVLVVSGRAAGLPTLALPRRELPLLRFVDRVVAHYPGVELVTEADLSPGGDPYLDDHLLEGDLLFPAVIGMEAMTQVAAALTGHDGPPVLEDVEFLRPVVVRPGGSTTIRLAALARNSTTVDVVLRSEETGFGADHFRATVRFARPPLTDNGERDGEVGLPVLPVDPVTELYGGVLFQGKRFQRLLAYRHASARRAVAEVAASSAAPWFAAFLPQERLLADPGTRDAVMHALQACVPDATLLPQGIERLHLAARADQDVEYVVLDARERGQDGDSYVYDIDVRDGTGTLVERWEGLTLRAVRRRDGAGPWTPVLLGSHLERSLERVLGGSRAVVVEPDPEPAAGAERRERTELALGRALGRPVRLRHRPDGKPEVEGACVSASHGAGLTLAVAGATPLGCDVEPAVDRAEQDWEALLGPGALAVRDLLVAEAGDSPAVAGTRVWSAVECLRKTGVTVRALTVDRVHPDGWAVLAAGGARIATWVTTVNDRPEPIVFAVLAEEER